A region of Trachemys scripta elegans isolate TJP31775 chromosome 24, CAS_Tse_1.0, whole genome shotgun sequence DNA encodes the following proteins:
- the LOC117869522 gene encoding T-lymphocyte surface antigen Ly-9-like → MEGARRPSLLMLLLVLQPGGFGRAEADAMELSGILGGSVTFPLEIPAAEQFENAVWTINTNSLVTVTPGKPPNVVLIDKTNYRGRLGILDESYSLQLTRLRMEDTGQYRAAVNTDKGSVTKRFTLRVYKPVPEPTVVCDPVTCVSETCNYNLSCTVRDGGDNVTYSWTHTAGGAVVPNESILHISLSPRDAHLNVTCTAQNPASNSSTTASAKNLCAGYVGAEAGAMELSRILGDSVTFPLGIPAEQVRTAAWTVNATRTIVTVAAGNPPTVIVTDPSYEGRLRVPESNSLQITSLRMEDTGTYSAQISTATGAIHRHFTLRVYKPVPEPTVLCDSVTCVSETCNYNLSCTARDGGEHVTYSWTHTAGGAVVANESILHISLSPRDAHLAVTCTAQNPASNSSTTASAKDLCAAPTPVSASSLSYCHVKGIVLLLVLGALSTGIIAVHVLPGRERRRD, encoded by the exons ATGGAGGGGGCTCGACGGCCTTCCCTTCTCATGCTCCTGCTGGTTTTACAGCCCGGTG GGTTcggcagagcagaggcagacgCGATGGAGCTGAGCGGGATTCTGGGAGGGTCGGTCACTTTCCCTCTGGAGATCCCAGCAGCAGAGCAATTCGAGAACGCTGTCTGGACTATAAACACAAACAGTCTAGTAACTGTAACACCAGGGAAACCACCCAATGTCGTTCTGATAGACAAAACAAATTACCGCGGACGCCTGGGAATCCTTGACGAGAGCTACTCCCTACAGCTCACCCGCCTGCGGATGGAGGACACGGGACAATACAGAGCGGCCGTAAACACGGATAAAGGCTCTGTTACCAAGCGCTTCACACTGCGCGTGTACA AGCCAGTACCGGAGCCAACTGTCGTCTGTGACCCAGTGACCTGTGTGAGTGAAACCTGTAACTACAACCTGAGCTGCACCGTCAGGGATGGAGGGGACAATGTGACCTACAGCTGGACTCACACCGCAGGGGGCGCTGTTGTACCCAATGAGTCCATTCTGCACATCTCTCTGAGCCCCCGTGATGCTCACCTGAATGTCACCTGCACAGCCCAGAACCCCGCCAGTAACAGCTCCACAACGGCCTCTGCAAAGAACCTTTGTGCAG GGTACGTCGGAGCAGAGGCAGGCGCGATGGAGCTGAGCCGGATTCTGGGGGACTCCGTCACTTTCCCTCTGGGGATCCCAGCAGAGCAAGTTAGAACTGCTGCCTGGACAGTAAACGCAACGAGGACTATAGTAACTGTAGCAGCAGGAAACCCCCCCACAGTCATTGTGACAGACCCATCCTACGAGGGACGCCTGAGAGTCCCCGAGAGCAACTCGCTTCAGATCACCAGCCTGAGGATGGAGGACACAGGCACCTACAGCGCTCAGATCAGCACCGCTACAGGCGCCATCCACAGACACTTCACACTGCGCGTGTACA AGCCAGTACCGGAGCCAACTGTCCTCTGTGACTCAGTGACCTGTGTGAGTGAAACCTGTAACTACAACCTGAGCTGCACTGCCAGGGATGGAGGCGAGCATGTGACCTACAGCTGGACTCacacagcagggggcgctgttgTAGCCAATGAGTCCATTCTGCACATCTCTCTGAGCCCCCGTGATGCTCACCTGGCCGTCACCTGCACAGCCCAGAACCCCGCCAGTAACAGCTCCACAACGGCCTCTGCAAAGGACCTTTGTGCAG CTCCCACACCAGTCTCGGCCTCCTCGCTGTCCTACTGCCACGTCAAGGGGATCgtcctgctgctggtgctgggagccctgAGCA